The Pseudomonas aeruginosa genome includes the window AGCTTGAGGATTTCCCCGGCGCTGTCGTTGAGCTTGACCATGCCTTCGGGGTAGAGCAGCACATGGCAGTCCTGGGCCGGTTCGAACTGGAAGCGGAAGCCCCGGCGCAGCATCGGCACGCTGTCGAGCGACGGCAGGCTCATGATGCCAGCCCCCGATGCCAGACCCGCTCGCGGGTCACCGTGTGGTACGGCGGGCGTTCGAGTTCGTAGGCCATGCTCATCGCGTCGAGCATGCTCCACAACACGTCCAGCTTGAATTGCAGGATATCCAGCATGCGTTCCTGTGCCTCGCGGGTCCGATAGTGCTCCAGGGTGATCCGCAGGCCGTGCTCGACGTCGCGCCGGGCCTGGGCCAGGCGACTGCGGAAATACTCGTAGCCGGCCGCCTCGATCCACGGATAGTGGCGCGGCCAGCTGTCCAGCCGCGACTGGTGGATCTGCGGGGCGAAGAGTTCGGTCAGCGAACTGCTCGCCGCCTCCTGCCAACTGGCGCGACGGGCGAAGTTGACGTAGGCGTCGACGGCGAAGCGCACGCCGGGCAGCACCCGCTCTTCGGAGAGCACCTGCTC containing:
- the pqqD gene encoding pyrroloquinoline quinone biosynthesis peptide chaperone PqqD, whose product is MSLPSLDSVPMLRRGFRFQFEPAQDCHVLLYPEGMVKLNDSAGEILKLVDGRRDVAAIVAALRERFPEVPGIDEDILAFLEVAHAQFWIELQ
- the pqqC gene encoding pyrroloquinoline-quinone synthase PqqC, with protein sequence MSRAAMDRAEFERALRDKGRYYHIHHPFHVAMYEGRASREQIQGWVANRFYYQVNIPLKDAAILANCPDREVRREWIQRILDHDGAPGEAGGIEAWLRLAEAVGLEREQVLSEERVLPGVRFAVDAYVNFARRASWQEAASSSLTELFAPQIHQSRLDSWPRHYPWIEAAGYEYFRSRLAQARRDVEHGLRITLEHYRTREAQERMLDILQFKLDVLWSMLDAMSMAYELERPPYHTVTRERVWHRGLAS